The Paenibacillus sophorae genome has a segment encoding these proteins:
- a CDS encoding valine--tRNA ligase has translation MPTTYDPKAAEQKWYPYWMEGGFFRAGQRPEAKPYTIVIPPPNVTGMLHIGHALDFTLQDILIRTKRMQGYDTLWLPGTDHAGIATQTKVEQKLRAQNISRYDLGREKFLEQVWAWKDQYAATIHEQWSKMGLSLDYSRERFTLDEGLSKAVREVFVKLYEKGLIYRGKRIINWDPAARTALSDIEVEYKEVNGHLYHLRYPLKDGSGFITVATTRPETMLGDTAVAVHPEDERYKDMIGKTLILPIIGREIPVIADEYVEKEFGSGAVKITPAHDPNDFEVGQRHNLPQIVVMDESGTMNSEAGPYQGQDRSECRKNITADLKEQGVLISIEDHVHQVGHSERSGAVVEPYLSTQWFVAMQPLAEAAIQAQKDGTGVNFVPDRFEKIYLHWIENVRDWCISRQLWWGHRIPAWYSESTGEMVVARDEEEARQISGLSDLKQDEDVLDTWFSSGLWPFSTLGWPDDSEDMKRYYPTDVLVTGYDIIYFWVARMIFTALEFTGEKPFSDVLIHGLVRDAEGRKMSKSLGNGVDPLEVIEKYGADAMRYMISTGSTPGQDLRFRWEKVEQARNFANKIWNASRFALMNLEGVSFEDIDISGKLGTADRWILHRLNETSRDISRLINAYDFGETGRLLYNFIWDDLCDWYIEFAKLSLYGSDEAAKRSTQSVLAYVLDRTMRLIHPFMPYISEEIWQHLPHQGETITLAAWPEYDAALENPDAVAEMNLLMDMIRAVRNIRAEVNVPMSKKVELIVKAGNQETLAIIERNNAYISRFANTSSFEAGLNPEAPEKVMSAVVTGAELLLPLSGLIDIEQEIARLQKEVQTLNSEVERVDKKLGNPGFVAKAPAKVIEEERAKQADYSAKREKVLARIAELRG, from the coding sequence ATGCCGACCACTTATGACCCTAAAGCTGCGGAGCAGAAATGGTATCCTTACTGGATGGAGGGCGGATTTTTCCGCGCCGGACAGCGTCCGGAAGCGAAGCCGTACACCATTGTAATTCCGCCGCCGAACGTAACGGGGATGCTGCATATCGGGCATGCGCTCGACTTTACGCTGCAGGATATTCTCATCCGCACGAAGCGGATGCAGGGCTATGATACGCTGTGGCTGCCGGGAACGGACCATGCGGGGATCGCTACCCAAACCAAGGTGGAGCAGAAGCTGCGCGCGCAGAACATCTCCCGCTACGATCTCGGCCGTGAGAAGTTCCTGGAACAGGTATGGGCATGGAAAGACCAGTATGCGGCAACGATTCATGAGCAGTGGTCCAAAATGGGCCTGTCGCTCGATTACAGCCGCGAACGGTTCACGCTGGACGAGGGACTGTCCAAGGCGGTTCGCGAAGTATTCGTCAAGCTGTACGAGAAGGGCCTGATCTACCGGGGCAAGCGCATCATTAACTGGGACCCTGCAGCCCGTACGGCCCTGTCCGACATTGAAGTAGAGTATAAGGAAGTTAACGGCCATCTCTATCATCTGCGTTATCCGCTGAAGGACGGCAGCGGCTTCATTACCGTAGCGACCACGCGTCCGGAGACGATGCTTGGGGACACGGCGGTAGCGGTGCATCCGGAGGATGAGCGGTATAAGGACATGATTGGCAAGACGCTGATTCTTCCAATCATCGGCCGCGAGATTCCGGTCATTGCGGATGAGTATGTGGAAAAAGAGTTCGGCAGCGGCGCGGTTAAAATTACGCCAGCTCATGATCCGAACGACTTCGAGGTCGGCCAGCGCCACAACCTGCCGCAGATCGTTGTTATGGACGAGAGCGGCACGATGAACAGCGAAGCGGGGCCTTACCAGGGGCAGGACCGCAGCGAATGCCGCAAGAACATTACCGCCGACCTGAAAGAGCAGGGTGTGCTCATCTCCATTGAGGACCATGTTCATCAGGTGGGCCATAGCGAGCGCTCCGGGGCCGTGGTTGAGCCCTATCTGTCGACGCAGTGGTTCGTCGCGATGCAGCCGCTCGCCGAAGCGGCGATCCAGGCGCAAAAAGACGGCACCGGCGTTAACTTCGTGCCTGACCGGTTCGAGAAGATCTATCTGCACTGGATTGAAAATGTGCGCGACTGGTGCATTTCCCGCCAATTGTGGTGGGGCCACCGCATTCCGGCTTGGTATTCCGAATCCACCGGCGAGATGGTAGTCGCCCGCGACGAAGAGGAAGCGCGCCAAATCAGCGGCCTGAGCGATCTGAAGCAGGACGAGGATGTGCTGGATACGTGGTTCAGCTCCGGCCTGTGGCCGTTCTCGACCCTTGGCTGGCCGGATGACAGCGAAGATATGAAACGCTATTATCCAACCGATGTGCTTGTAACGGGCTACGACATCATCTATTTCTGGGTGGCGCGGATGATCTTCACGGCCCTAGAGTTCACCGGCGAGAAGCCGTTCTCGGATGTGCTGATTCACGGCCTTGTCCGCGACGCGGAAGGACGCAAAATGTCCAAATCGCTCGGCAACGGCGTAGATCCGCTCGAAGTTATCGAGAAGTACGGCGCCGACGCCATGCGCTATATGATATCCACGGGCAGCACCCCGGGACAGGACCTGCGTTTCCGCTGGGAGAAGGTCGAACAGGCGCGTAATTTTGCGAACAAGATCTGGAACGCCTCGCGCTTTGCGCTCATGAATCTGGAGGGCGTGTCCTTTGAAGATATTGATATTTCCGGCAAGCTCGGCACCGCCGACCGCTGGATTTTGCATCGCCTGAACGAAACTTCCCGTGATATTTCGCGTCTCATTAATGCATACGATTTTGGCGAGACCGGACGTCTCTTGTACAACTTCATTTGGGATGATCTCTGCGACTGGTATATCGAGTTCGCGAAGCTGTCGCTTTACGGCTCGGACGAGGCTGCCAAACGCAGCACGCAATCCGTACTGGCTTATGTGCTCGACCGCACGATGCGCCTGATTCACCCGTTCATGCCGTATATCTCGGAGGAGATCTGGCAGCATCTGCCGCATCAAGGCGAGACGATTACGCTGGCCGCATGGCCGGAATACGACGCCGCACTTGAGAATCCGGATGCGGTGGCGGAAATGAACCTGTTGATGGACATGATCCGCGCTGTTCGGAATATCCGGGCTGAAGTGAATGTGCCAATGAGCAAAAAAGTAGAGCTGATCGTCAAGGCGGGCAATCAGGAGACGCTGGCCATCATTGAGCGGAACAACGCCTACATCAGCCGTTTTGCCAATACATCCTCTTTCGAGGCGGGCCTGAATCCGGAGGCTCCGGAGAAGGTGATGTCCGCCGTGGTTACGGGCGCCGAATTGCTGCTTCCGCTGTCTGGCTTGATTGATATTGAGCAGGAAATCGCCCGTCTTCAAAAAGAGGTGCAGACCCTGAACAGCGAAGTGGAGCGCGTGGATAAAAAGCTCGGCAACCCGGGCTTCGTAGCCAAGGCGCCGGCAAAAGTCATCGAAGAGGAACGGGCCAAGCAGGCCGACTACTCGGCCAAACGCGAGAAAGTGCTGGCCCGTATCGCGGAGCTGAGAGGATAA